The Clostridium sporogenes genome contains a region encoding:
- a CDS encoding superoxide dismutase, which produces MIIAKDYNFNNVKGISLNQLNAHYKLYNGYVNKLNEIWSIPNNSEDFKNSNSTFSKLRCIKRGESYALDGVKLHELYFENMTSGYIPMNGPILDKLLEDFNSVENFTELFKETGKTMRGWVVLGIDPLDNKLHIFGSDSHDNGALWLSYPLLIMDVYEHAYFMDFGTDKEKYMNTFLQNINWNLINCRLGIYYTLINSLNHNMILANTMNYGNMNYRNIFY; this is translated from the coding sequence ATGATAATTGCTAAAGATTATAATTTTAATAATGTAAAAGGAATAAGTTTGAATCAATTAAATGCCCATTATAAATTATATAATGGATATGTAAATAAACTAAATGAAATTTGGAGTATACCTAATAACTCTGAAGATTTTAAAAATAGTAATTCCACTTTTAGCAAATTAAGATGTATAAAACGAGGAGAAAGTTATGCCTTAGACGGAGTTAAATTGCATGAATTATATTTTGAAAATATGACTTCTGGATATATTCCTATGAATGGACCTATATTAGATAAGCTCCTAGAAGATTTTAATTCCGTAGAAAACTTCACGGAACTATTTAAAGAAACTGGTAAGACTATGAGAGGATGGGTTGTACTAGGTATAGATCCTTTAGATAATAAACTTCACATTTTTGGCTCTGATTCTCACGATAATGGTGCCCTATGGCTTTCCTATCCTTTACTTATAATGGATGTGTATGAGCATGCTTATTTTATGGATTTTGGAACAGATAAAGAAAAATATATGAATACTTTTCTTCAAAATATAAACTGGAATTTAATAAATTGCAGATTAGGTATATACTATACTTTAATAAATTCTTTAAATCATAATATGATTTTAGCTAATACTATGAATTATGGAAATATGAATTACAGAAACATATTTTATTAA
- a CDS encoding MBL fold metallo-hydrolase, producing the protein MSIKITTLIEDSKNEESELIEEHGLSMYINTPRCNIIFDTGSSGNFIKNADKLNINLHETNYMILSHAHYDHCGGVRSFIENIKCYPELYVSENFFENSNKFKIGKEIENKYLGIDFDEKYLTDNGIPINYVEQDILEIEPNIFIVTNFKEDNNFEEFTSNMVIKKGEGYILDNFKEEVALVIDTYKGLVVLVGCSHVGIINILNSISKRLNRRIYAVLGGTHLIKCDENRINKTIEAFNELDISIIGLSHCTGEFATIKLKELEDRFFLNNTGNILEI; encoded by the coding sequence ATGAGTATTAAAATAACTACTCTGATAGAAGATTCTAAAAATGAAGAAAGTGAATTGATAGAGGAGCATGGGCTTTCTATGTACATAAATACTCCTAGATGTAATATAATATTTGATACTGGTTCTTCTGGAAACTTTATAAAGAATGCTGACAAATTAAATATTAATTTACATGAGACTAATTATATGATACTAAGTCATGCTCATTATGATCATTGCGGAGGCGTAAGAAGTTTTATAGAAAATATAAAATGTTATCCAGAATTATATGTAAGTGAAAATTTTTTTGAAAATAGCAATAAATTTAAAATAGGGAAAGAAATAGAAAATAAATATTTAGGTATAGATTTTGATGAGAAATATTTAACAGATAATGGTATACCTATAAATTATGTTGAGCAAGATATTTTAGAAATAGAACCTAATATATTTATAGTTACAAATTTTAAAGAGGATAATAATTTTGAAGAGTTTACATCTAATATGGTAATAAAAAAAGGAGAAGGATATATATTAGATAATTTCAAAGAAGAAGTAGCATTGGTTATAGATACTTACAAAGGACTAGTAGTTTTAGTTGGTTGTAGTCATGTGGGAATTATTAATATATTAAATAGTATAAGTAAAAGATTAAATAGAAGAATATATGCTGTATTAGGAGGAACTCACTTGATTAAATGTGATGAAAATAGAATAAATAAAACTATAGAAGCTTTTAATGAATTAGATATTAGCATTATAGGACTTTCCCATTGCACAGGAGAATTTGCTACAATAAAATTGAAAGAATTAGAGGATAGATTTTTCTTAAATAATACAGGGAATATATTAGAAATATAA